One segment of Methanobrevibacter wolinii SH DNA contains the following:
- a CDS encoding flavodoxin family protein, producing the protein MSKVILLCGSPRSDGNTMSILKICAKEIEANGLDTEIINIGDKSIHSCIACGSCGETGKCVFDDGINEIADKLREADGFIPAAPVYFGTARGDMMAALQRIGKLSRGNDKFLSWMVGGPIAIARRGGLTLTLQEMSMFFIINEMIIPGSNYWNMVFAGPKGAYKDDEDGIATIKLFANNVAKLINKIKD; encoded by the coding sequence ATCTCAAAAGTTATTCTTTTATGTGGTAGTCCACGTTCTGATGGAAATACTATGAGTATTTTAAAAATCTGTGCTAAAGAAATTGAAGCTAATGGTCTTGATACTGAAATTATAAACATTGGAGATAAAAGTATTCACTCTTGTATTGCATGTGGATCTTGTGGTGAAACTGGTAAATGTGTTTTTGATGATGGAATCAATGAAATTGCTGATAAATTAAGAGAAGCTGATGGTTTTATTCCTGCTGCTCCAGTATACTTTGGAACTGCTCGTGGAGATATGATGGCTGCTCTTCAAAGAATAGGTAAACTTTCTCGTGGTAATGATAAATTCTTGTCTTGGATGGTTGGTGGACCAATTGCTATTGCAAGACGTGGTGGATTAACTTTAACATTACAAGAAATGTCAATGTTCTTTATTATCAATGAAATGATTATTCCAGGTAGTAATTATTGGAATATGGTTTTCGCTGGTCCAAAAGGGGCTTATAAAGATGATGAAGATGGTATTGCAACAATTAAATTATTTGCGAATAATGTTGCAAAATTAATTAATAAAATTAAAGATTAA
- a CDS encoding RtcB family protein has protein sequence MSIKEEVTKVRDNVWEIPSSYKKAMRVPGRIYIDDEGFENIDEGSLEQVANVACLPGIQKYSIGLPDIHFGYGFSIGGVGAVGTKNGVISPGGVGFDINCGVRLIRTNLTEDDVKPKLKELVDVLFKNIPSGVGSKGRVHLKQNQIDDVLNYGAEWAVDNGYGWDDDLKFLEENGRMLDADASFVSDKAKRRGIPQLGSLGSGNHFLEVQKVDEIYNEKAAKAFGIVPGTISIMIHSGSRGCGHQVCSDYLRLMDKAYKKYEVNLPDRQLACAPIDSKEAQKYIRAMYAAANYAWANRQMMTHWVRESFESVFNQSASDMNMGIVYDVAHNIAKKEHHKIKNFSQDVYVHRKGATRAFGPGRIEVPKDYRSIGQPVLIPGTMGTASYILHGTDVAMEETFGSTAHGAGRVLSRTQAKKDFTPEGIEKDLENKGILVKANTNPVLAEEAPGAYKNIDSVVKTSDMAGIAKLVAKVTPLAVTKG, from the coding sequence ATGAGTATTAAAGAAGAAGTTACAAAAGTTCGTGATAATGTTTGGGAAATTCCAAGTAGTTATAAAAAGGCTATGAGGGTTCCTGGAAGAATATACATTGATGATGAAGGATTTGAAAATATTGATGAAGGTTCACTTGAACAAGTAGCTAATGTTGCTTGTTTACCTGGAATTCAAAAATATTCTATAGGATTACCTGATATTCATTTTGGTTATGGTTTTAGTATTGGTGGTGTAGGTGCAGTTGGTACTAAAAATGGTGTTATAAGTCCTGGTGGTGTAGGTTTTGATATTAATTGTGGTGTAAGATTAATTAGAACTAATTTAACTGAAGATGATGTAAAACCTAAACTTAAAGAACTTGTTGATGTCTTATTTAAGAATATTCCTTCTGGTGTTGGAAGTAAAGGAAGAGTTCATCTTAAACAAAATCAAATTGATGATGTTTTAAATTATGGTGCTGAATGGGCTGTAGATAATGGATATGGTTGGGATGATGATTTAAAATTTTTAGAAGAAAATGGTAGGATGTTAGATGCTGATGCTTCTTTTGTTTCAGATAAAGCAAAAAGAAGAGGTATTCCTCAATTAGGGTCCCTTGGATCTGGAAATCACTTTTTAGAAGTTCAAAAAGTTGATGAAATTTATAATGAAAAAGCAGCTAAAGCATTTGGTATCGTTCCTGGAACTATAAGTATTATGATTCACTCTGGTTCACGTGGTTGTGGTCATCAAGTATGTTCTGATTATTTAAGATTGATGGATAAAGCATATAAAAAATATGAAGTTAATCTTCCAGATAGACAACTTGCATGTGCTCCAATTGATTCTAAAGAAGCTCAAAAATATATAAGAGCAATGTATGCTGCAGCTAATTATGCATGGGCTAATAGACAAATGATGACTCATTGGGTAAGAGAATCATTTGAATCAGTATTTAATCAATCCGCTTCTGACATGAATATGGGTATTGTTTATGATGTAGCACATAATATTGCTAAAAAAGAACATCATAAAATTAAAAACTTTAGTCAAGATGTATACGTTCATAGAAAAGGTGCAACAAGGGCATTTGGTCCTGGTAGAATTGAAGTTCCTAAAGATTATCGTAGTATTGGTCAACCTGTTTTAATTCCTGGAACTATGGGTACTGCTTCATATATTCTTCATGGTACTGATGTTGCTATGGAAGAAACATTTGGTTCAACAGCTCATGGTGCAGGAAGAGTATTATCTAGAACTCAAGCTAAAAAGGATTTCACTCCAGAAGGTATTGAGAAAGATCTTGAAAATAAAGGTATTTTAGTTAAAGCTAATACTAATCCTGTCCTTGCTGAAGAAGCACCAGGAGCTTATAAAAATATTGATAGTGTAGTTAAAACATCTGATATGGCAGGTATTGCAAAACTTGTAGCAAAAGTTACACCTCTTGCAGTAACAAAAGGATAA
- the mtnP gene encoding S-methyl-5'-thioadenosine phosphorylase, producing the protein MLGIIGGSGVEEITELADSVEEKTVNTEYGFVNVSFLKIKSKDVVFIPRHHKGHTTPPHKINYKANIKALKDCGVDQIISTNAVGSINMQMPPGSIVLADDFLDFTVLRDRTFFDNQVVHIDMSEPYCPRLRKAIFDNQSQDSPVIPHGTYVCTEGPRFETPAEIKMFKIIGGDIVGMTGLPEAVLAREMGICYETICVVSNFGTSISPTKLTFEEVGEIMAQKKEDLLALIYRTILSLDDDYDCDCHHAVE; encoded by the coding sequence ATGTTAGGAATTATTGGAGGTAGTGGTGTAGAAGAAATCACTGAGCTTGCAGATTCAGTTGAAGAAAAAACTGTTAATACAGAGTATGGGTTTGTTAATGTATCTTTTCTAAAAATTAAATCAAAAGATGTTGTCTTTATACCTCGTCATCATAAAGGACATACAACTCCACCACATAAAATTAATTATAAAGCAAATATTAAGGCTTTAAAAGATTGTGGTGTAGATCAAATTATTTCTACAAATGCAGTAGGTTCTATTAATATGCAAATGCCTCCTGGATCAATAGTACTTGCTGATGACTTTTTAGATTTCACTGTATTAAGAGATAGGACTTTCTTTGATAATCAAGTTGTTCATATTGACATGTCTGAACCTTATTGTCCACGACTTAGAAAAGCAATATTTGATAATCAAAGTCAAGATTCTCCAGTTATACCTCATGGAACTTATGTCTGTACTGAAGGTCCTAGATTTGAGACTCCTGCAGAAATTAAAATGTTTAAAATTATTGGTGGAGATATAGTTGGAATGACTGGACTTCCAGAAGCAGTACTTGCACGTGAAATGGGTATATGTTATGAAACAATTTGTGTCGTTAGTAATTTTGGAACTTCTATTTCTCCAACTAAACTAACTTTTGAGGAAGTTGGAGAAATTATGGCCCAGAAAAAAGAGGATCTTTTAGCATTAATTTATAGAACTATTCTTTCATTAGATGATGATTATGATTGTGATTGTCATCATGCAGTAGAATAG
- a CDS encoding NifB/NifX family molybdenum-iron cluster-binding protein, which translates to MKIAVSSSNGKDVDLHFGKSKTLYVYEFNGENTKFLEKREVEIDEDRKHQGVKIVKLLHDVDLVICVQIGFKSKMRLDKKGIKVYQDEGPIDEVLERYVNHYKFMNQPLNI; encoded by the coding sequence ATGAAAATTGCTGTATCATCATCAAATGGTAAAGATGTGGATTTACATTTTGGTAAATCAAAAACATTATATGTTTATGAGTTTAATGGTGAAAATACTAAATTTCTTGAAAAACGTGAAGTTGAGATTGATGAAGATAGAAAGCATCAAGGTGTAAAAATTGTAAAACTTTTACATGATGTTGATTTAGTTATTTGTGTTCAAATTGGATTTAAATCTAAAATGCGTTTAGATAAAAAAGGAATTAAAGTTTATCAAGATGAAGGTCCAATTGATGAAGTTTTAGAAAGATATGTTAATCATTATAAATTTATGAATCAACCTTTAAATATTTAA
- a CDS encoding ferredoxin, translating into MVTITIDHDKCDGEDECGDCVDLCTMEVLEWVDGKVTPVNIDECSLCETCVDLCPNECIVVKDD; encoded by the coding sequence ATGGTAACAATTACAATTGATCATGATAAATGTGATGGCGAAGATGAATGTGGAGACTGTGTAGATTTATGTACTATGGAAGTTTTAGAATGGGTAGATGGTAAAGTTACTCCTGTTAATATAGACGAATGTAGTTTATGTGAAACTTGTGTAGATTTATGTCCTAATGAATGTATCGTAGTTAAAGATGATTAG